GGGTGATGCTCCGCATCGCGGTCACGAACGCGGCCAGGTCCTCGGCCAGCAGCACGGGCTCGGTCAGCGCCCCCGCTTCGGGGTTCTGCCCCGCCCGCCACCCGTACACCGACCACGGCCACGGGTACCCTTCGGCGGGCTCCCCCGCCCCCAGCACCTCGGGGACGACCGTGGGCAGCAGGGGCGCGAGGCGGGGCAGCCACCGGCACTCCGCCGCGACGTCCCCGGCACCACCCTCCACCAGCGGCAGGCGTACGACCATGGAGTCGCCGAGCCGGTACATGGCGTTGACCGTGCCGCCGGAGGCGAACCGCTCGACCGCGAGCCCGGCCCACTGCGGGAACCGCCCGGCGATCAGGCGCCGTACGAGGGCGTCGTCGATGGGGTGCGGGCCGGGGCGCATCGCGGGTCAGTTCGCCGATCGGGGGTGGAAGAGGGCGTCGTCGTAGTCGGGGAACATCCGGGGCATGTTCTGCCGGAACGCCGAGACCTCTGCGGATTCCTCGGCTCCGGGGCAGAGGGTCTGCAACCAGTACCAGTAGCCGCGTGAGGCGAGCAGCCGCTCCAGGTATTCGGCGAAGCTGAATTGGGTGTCGCAGAGCTCTTCACCGAAATAGTGGTAAGAGACGGTGTCGCCCGGCTCCCCGCCCGGCTTCTGAATGAAGGCCGCACACGCCTCGGGGACGAACATGTCGAAGGGCTTCACCGCCCTGAAGTCCTCGTTCTGCCCAGGGAAATAGGTGATCCCCTCCCAGTCCCCGAATACCTGAGTGACCGGCAGAATGTTGATGAAACCCTGGTCGGAGAGGTTCCCCTTGCGAATGTCGGCCACCGTGTGCCGCCATTCCAGGCGAAGGGAGCCCACCTCCTGGTAGAAGTCGGCCAGGCCGGCGGGGAGATGGCCCTGCGCCAGGCGGCTGGCCTCCGTCAGGTCGGCCTCGGACGCCGGATCCCCCACCACGGAGTCGATCAGATCGAGGTGGGGATTCTGGTCGATCTCTTCGATCATCCGCGTGATGCGCGATCGGATGCCGTGCATGCAGCACTCCTGTTTCGTGAGTTCGAGATAGGATTCCGCTCCGCCCTAAAGGCCGTCGTTACCGATCCACCAGGACTGTTCCTTGTTGTCCAGGGTCTTGACGTCCCGCTCGTTGCCCTGCTGGTCGTAGACGGAGTACTCCACCTCGATGGCGTGCGCCAGATGGTGGGCGTAATTCGAATCGATCTCGCTCTGTATGCCCTGCGGAGCCTTGAGGTCCTTCGCCGACGGCGAGTTGGAGTAATCCACCCGAACCTCGTACTCGACGACGTAGTTCTGGTTCACATACCCCTTGATGTCCTGTTCGACCTTCTTGGAGTGGGTGCTGTTGGCCGACTTCACCAGCGGTGTCAGGTTCTTCATGTCGTCACCCGGCCCGCCGATGTTGTGGTTCAACAGGTGCCCCTGAACCATGTAGTTGGAGAACCAGGTCTGGGTGGCCTGGGAGGCGTTGGAGGAGCCGTCGGGCCACCAGTTGGGGCGGACACTGGGCTTCGACCCTCCACCCGTCTTCCCTGGGTGGACCTCGGCGTGCATGAGCGTTCCGGCGTCGTGGGTCGGGTGGATCGGCCCGTACTGTACGTACGGCTGGCCCGTGAAGGCCCGCTGGATCGCGACGCCCGCGGCCGGTCCGGCTGCCAGTGGGAGCGCTCGCTGCACGGCCGCCTCATCGGAACGCGGCGCGCTCGTGGAGCGCATGACGCGCGTGGCGTTGGCTTCCGCCTCGCGCTCGAAACGGTCGGACGGGTCGGAGACGCTGAGCCCTGACCCGTTGTCCGTGCCGGACACCGGGCCCTGGCGCTGCTGGATCACATGCGTCAGCTCGTGGGCGAGGGTGTGCTTGTCCGCGCCGCCGTCACCTATGACGACGTGGCTGCCCGAGGTGTAGGCGCGGGCGCCCACCTCGGCCGCGGAGGCCTTGGCGGCGCTGTCGTTGTGGATGCGGACGTCGGAGAAGTCGGCCCCGAGCCGGCTCTCCATGTCCGTACGGGTCGCCGTGTCCAGGGGCCTGCCGCTGGAGCGCAGGACGTCGTGGACGGCGGACGACCGCTGCACGGCGGGCTGTTGGGTCTGCTGGTGGCCGCAGCCGGCGCCGTGCTGGTGCCGCTCCTGGGCCGCAGAGGAGTGGTCGGCCTGCCGGAGCATCTGCACGACGGCCGCGTTGCCCGCGCTCGCCTGGAGGGCGAGGAGCTGGGCGGGCACGCCGCCGGGAGCCTCGGTTCTGGCGGGTGCGCGGCCGGACCGCTTGCCGTCGGTGGTCTGAGCCTGCTCGTTGGCGTGCATCCGGGCCTTTCAGGGAAGTCGGACTGGTGCGGGGGCGGGTCCGCCCGCTGCCGTGCCTCCGCGTCGTCACGACGCCGACCCCCGGCGGGCCTACAGCCCCCGCACAAGTATTCCATCAGCATCCAACACACCCCTAACGTCCCGTCAGCCCCACGGTGGCCGAAATCCGCACAGGCGTCAGGGGTTGATCGGTGCGGCTCGGGGCGGGCGGCGGCGCGGTCGCGCACCCAGGGCTTGCCTGCTCGACGCCTTCGTCGCGTTCCCCCGTACGGCCGGACAGGGCCGGACTCGCCCTACGAATGCGCTTACGGCGAGCGGTCAAGGGGTGATCAAGCCAGAGTGGAACTCGCCGAAAGGCGATGGATCGGAGAACGACGATGCGCTACGTCAAGCCGCGTGACCCGGAGATCCCGGATCGGTGCCGACACGCGCGGGCCCGCGCTTGCTCGAACGCTGATCTGTCCCCACCCCGTACTCCTCCCGTCATCGCACCCAGAAGGACATCCCCCATGCAGAACGTCACCCTGAACAACGGCGTCGAGATGCCGATCCTCGGTTTCGGCGTCTACCAGATCCCGCCGGAGCAGACCGAGCGGGCCGTGACCGACGCCCTGGCGGCCGGATACCGTCTGCTCGACACGGCGGCCGCGTACGGGAACGAAGAGGGCGTCGGCCGCGCGATCAGGAACAGCGGCGTCCCGCGCGAGGAACTGTTCGTCACGACCAAACTGTGGATCCAGGACGCGCCCGCGCAGGAGAACACCCGGCGCGCCTTCGAGGCGTCGCTGACCAAGCTGGGCCTGGACCATCTCGACCTGTATCTGATGCACCAGCCCTACGCCGATGTGTACGGCCAGTGGCGGGCGATGGAGGAACTCCACCGCGAGGGCCGCGTCAAGGCGATCGGCGTCGCCAACTTCTACCCCGACCGGCTCGTCGACCTCATCGTCAACAACGACATCACGCCCGCGGTCAACCAGATCGAGACCCACCCGTTCTTCCAGCGCACCGCCGACCAGGAGGTCATGCGAAGGCACGGGGTCCAGATCCAGTCGTGGGGCGGGTTCGCCGAGGGCCGCAACAACCTCTTCGCCCACCCCCTCCTGAGCGAGATCGCCGACAAGCACGGCAAGTCCGTGGCCCAGGTGGTGCTCCGCTGGCTGGTCCAGCGCGACATCGTCGCGATCCCCAAGTCGGTCCACGCCGAGCGCATGGCGGAGAACATCGCCGTCTTCGACTTCGAGCTCAGCGACCACCAGATGGCATCCATCGCCACCCTGGACACCGGAGCCTCCCTGTTCTTCGACCACCGCGACCCGTCCGTCACCGAGCAGTTCGGCGCGCGGCGGCTGGAGGACTGAGGCGGGTGGGCATCGGGTGCCCTGTCAACAGCGCGCCGACTGCCACAAGAGCGGAAAGGAGCCAGGCACTCTGAGGGACCGGCCCTTGCGGGCGGGCCGCGCTCAGCGGCCGATGCTCCTGGGCGGGCGGCGGCGGGCCCAGTCGGCGAAGCCCCGGCGTGGCGGGCGGGCGATGATGTCGCCTCCGCGGGACTGGCCGGCCACCTGGACGCGCAGGGTGACGGGGGCATCCGGGTCGGAGATGGGCCGGATCTTGATGTCGCCGCTGCTGCGCACCAGTTCGTCGGTGTCGACCACGATGCCCGGCCTGGTCACCAGGATCAGGTTTCCGCCCAGGCGCAGATCGACGTCGATGTCGAGGATGTTGTGGGTGATCACGGCGTCCGTGAAGTCGAGCTTCGCGTCGCCGAACGTCATGCGGATCTCCATGCGGCGCGGAACCAGCCAGCGCCCGGCACGGGTGACGTCGCCGAAGCGCTGATCGATCCGGACCAGCTCCTTGGCCTGAGCGGGCATGCCTTCCGATGGCAGGTCGGCGGTCAGACCGGCCAGGTCGCCGAGGGTGCGGGCGGCCAGGGCTGCGTCCAGGCGCTCGTCCAGTTCGGCCACGGTGATCCGGCCGTCGCCCGCGGCGATCTGCAGGATCTCCACGACCCTGTCCCGGTCCTGGTCGGATGCCCGCAGCTCGGGCGTCGCGCCCTGCCCGGAAGAGTCGTCAGCTGGCCTGAGTTCGCCCGTCATGGTCGCATTCTTGTGGCCCGGCCGGTGCCCTGCAAGGCAGCTGATCACCTTGTGGCCAGGATCTCCGCCTGCGCCTCGACCTGCTCCACCACCAACTCCCTTACCCATACGGGCACTTGCCGCCTTCGCGAGGTCCTTCTTCCGTCCAGCTGGATCTCCGGTGCCGCAGCTGTTTCCGGATGGATGGTTGCGCGCGAGCGCCGCCCGTTGTCAGTGGTGCCTGCCAGACTCGTTGCGTACCTCGGACCACGTCCTGGGGTCCTGGACGGACCACGTCGACGCACGTCCGCGATACGTGTCCGTGAGGCATGTCCTCACATACGCCCCCGATCAGGAAGGCAGTTGATGACCGAGGTACCTCCCCCCAAGCACTACGCGCCCCGGTGGGGCGACGACACCCGGCCCGAGCGATCCGCCGTGGGCGGCGAGCGCGAGACGCTGGGTACGGTTCTGGACTGGCACCGGGCGACCTTCGAGCTCAAGTGCGCCGGTCTGCCGCCGGAGCGCCTGTCGCAACAGGCGGTGCCGCCGTCGACGCTGTCGCTGCACGGTCTGCTACGACACCTGTCGGGCGCCGAACGCTGGTGGTTCCGCACCCAGTTCGCGGGTGAGGACGTACCGATGCTCTACTACTCCGACGAGGATCCCGACCAGGACTTCGACAGTCTGGACGGTGATGTCGAGGAGGCCTTCGCCGTCTGGCGGGCGGAGTGCGAACGCTCCCGGCAGATCACGGCCGCCGCGGCCTCCCTGGACGAGACCGGGATCCGCAGGAGTACCGGCGAGCCGATCTCGCTGCGCCGGATCATGGTGGACATGATCGCAGAGTACGCCCGCCACATAGGCCATGCGGACCTGCTCCGCGAACGCATCGACGGCCGCACCGGGTTGTAACCACGCAGAGCCGCGTCCTCCACGCCGTGCCTACGTCAACGGCGCCCGGCGCGCACCCGAGGCGGGTCGCACCCGAGGCGGGTCGCACCCGAGGCGGGTCGCACCCGAGGCGGGTCGCACCCGAGGCGGGTCGCACCCGAGGCGGGTCGCACCCGAGGCGGGTCGCACCCGAGGCGGGTCGCACCCGAGGCGGGTCGCACCCGAGGCGGGTCGCACCCGAGGCGGGTCGCACCCGAGGCGGGTCGCACCCGAGGCGGGTCGGGAGTGGCTCCGCTCTCCCGACCCGCCAAGTCACCGCAGGATCCCGCTCAGTTGCCGACGTACGCCGCGAGGTGTTCGCCGGTGAGGGTGGAGCGGTCGGCGACGAGATCGGCGGGAGTGCCCTCGAAGACGATGCGGCCGCCGTCGTGACCCGCCCCGGGACCGAGGTCGATGATCCAGTCGGCGTGCGCCATCACCGCCTGGTGGTGCTCCACCACGATGACCGATTTGCCGGAGTCTACGAGGCGGTCGAGCAGCCCGAGCAGCTGCTCGACATCGGCGAGGTGGAGGCCGGTGGTCGGCTCGTCCAGGACGTACACGCCGCCCTTCTCCGCCATGTGGGTGGCCAGCTTGAGCCGTTGGCGCTCGCCGCCGGACAGCGTGGTGAGCGGCTGGCCGAGGGTGAGATAGCCGAGCCCGACCTCGGCGAGGCGCTCAAGGATCTTGTGCGCGGCCGGGGTGCGCGCCTCGCCCGCGCCGAAGAACTCTTCGGCCTCGGTCACCGACATCGCGAGCACCTCGCTGATGTCGCGGCCGCCGAGGTGGTAGTCGAGGACCGCCGCCTGGAACCGCTTGCCCTCGCACTCCTCGCAGGGCGCGGCGACGCCGGCCATCATCGCGAGGTCGGTGTAGATGACGCCCGCACCGTTGCAATTGGGGCAGGCGCCCTCGGAGTTGGCGCTGAACAGCGCCGGCTTCACGCCGTTGGCCTTGGCGAACGCCTTGCGAATCGGGTCGAGCAGCCCGGTGTACGTCGCCGGGTTGCTCCGTCGCGAACCCCGGATGGGGCTCTGGTCGACGGACACCACGCCCTCGCCAGGCGGGATCGAGCCGTGCACGAGCGAGCTCTTGCCGGAACCCGCGACGCCCGTGACGACGGCCAGCACCCCGAGCGGGATGTCGACGTCGACGTTCCGCAGGTTGTGCGCCGTCGCGCCGCGGATCTCCAGCGTGCCGGTGGGCTTGCGCACCGTCTCCTTGAGAGCGGCCCGGTCGTCGAAGTGGCGGCCGGTGATGGTGCCCCCGGTCCGCAGCCCCTCGACGGTGCCCTCGAAGCAGACGGTGCCGCCTGCCGTCCCGGCGCCGGGGCCGAGGTCGACGATGTGGTCGGCGATGGCGATGGTCTCCGGCTTGTGCTCCACGACGAGCACGGTGTTGCCCTTGTCGCGCAGTTGCAGCAGCAGGTCGTTCATCCGCTGGATGTCGTGCGGGTGCAGGCCGATGGTGGGCTCGTCGAAGACGTACGTGGTGTCGGTGAGGGAGGAGCCGAGGTGGCGGATCATCTTGACGCGCTGGGCCTCGCCGCCCGACAGGGTGCCCGCCGGCCGGTTGAGCGAGAGGTAGCCGAGGCCGATCTCCACGAACGAGTCGAGGGTCTGGCGCAGTGCGGTGAGCAGCGGCGCCACCGACGGCTCATCCAGAGCGCCCACCCACTTGGCCAGGTCGCTGATCTGCATCGCGCAGGCGTCGGCGATGCTGATCCGCTTGATCTTCGACGACCGGGCGCCCTCGTTGAGCCGGGTGCCCTCGCAGTCGGGGCAGGTGGTGAAGGTGACGGCCCGGTCCACGAACTCCCGGATGTGCGGCTGCATGCCCTCCCGGTCCTTGGCGAGCATCGACTTCTGGATCCGCGGGATCAGCCCCTCGTAGGTCATGTTGATGCCCGCGATCTTCATCCGGGTCGGCTCGCGGTGGAGGAAGTCCTGTAGTTCCTTCTTGGTGAACCTGCGGATCGGCTTGTCCGGGTCGAAGAAGCCCGACTCGCTGTAGAGGCGCGAGTTCCAGCCGCCCCCCGTGTAGC
The nucleotide sequence above comes from Streptomyces sp. NBC_01431. Encoded proteins:
- a CDS encoding eCIS core domain-containing protein, producing the protein MHANEQAQTTDGKRSGRAPARTEAPGGVPAQLLALQASAGNAAVVQMLRQADHSSAAQERHQHGAGCGHQQTQQPAVQRSSAVHDVLRSSGRPLDTATRTDMESRLGADFSDVRIHNDSAAKASAAEVGARAYTSGSHVVIGDGGADKHTLAHELTHVIQQRQGPVSGTDNGSGLSVSDPSDRFEREAEANATRVMRSTSAPRSDEAAVQRALPLAAGPAAGVAIQRAFTGQPYVQYGPIHPTHDAGTLMHAEVHPGKTGGGSKPSVRPNWWPDGSSNASQATQTWFSNYMVQGHLLNHNIGGPGDDMKNLTPLVKSANSTHSKKVEQDIKGYVNQNYVVEYEVRVDYSNSPSAKDLKAPQGIQSEIDSNYAHHLAHAIEVEYSVYDQQGNERDVKTLDNKEQSWWIGNDGL
- a CDS encoding aldo/keto reductase; translation: MQNVTLNNGVEMPILGFGVYQIPPEQTERAVTDALAAGYRLLDTAAAYGNEEGVGRAIRNSGVPREELFVTTKLWIQDAPAQENTRRAFEASLTKLGLDHLDLYLMHQPYADVYGQWRAMEELHREGRVKAIGVANFYPDRLVDLIVNNDITPAVNQIETHPFFQRTADQEVMRRHGVQIQSWGGFAEGRNNLFAHPLLSEIADKHGKSVAQVVLRWLVQRDIVAIPKSVHAERMAENIAVFDFELSDHQMASIATLDTGASLFFDHRDPSVTEQFGARRLED
- a CDS encoding excinuclease ABC subunit UvrA, coding for MATKKDPQPPAPHVADSHDLIRVHGARVNNLKDVSVEIPKRRLTVFTGVSGSGKSSLVFDTIAAESQRLINETYSAFVQGFMPTLARPEVDVLDGLTTAIIVDQQRLGADPRSTVGTATDANAMLRILFSRLGKPHIGSPKAFSFNVASISGAGAVTMERAGQKVKERRSFSITGGMCPRCEGRGAVTDLDLTQLYDDSKSLSQGAITVPGYTGGGWNSRLYSESGFFDPDKPIRRFTKKELQDFLHREPTRMKIAGINMTYEGLIPRIQKSMLAKDREGMQPHIREFVDRAVTFTTCPDCEGTRLNEGARSSKIKRISIADACAMQISDLAKWVGALDEPSVAPLLTALRQTLDSFVEIGLGYLSLNRPAGTLSGGEAQRVKMIRHLGSSLTDTTYVFDEPTIGLHPHDIQRMNDLLLQLRDKGNTVLVVEHKPETIAIADHIVDLGPGAGTAGGTVCFEGTVEGLRTGGTITGRHFDDRAALKETVRKPTGTLEIRGATAHNLRNVDVDIPLGVLAVVTGVAGSGKSSLVHGSIPPGEGVVSVDQSPIRGSRRSNPATYTGLLDPIRKAFAKANGVKPALFSANSEGACPNCNGAGVIYTDLAMMAGVAAPCEECEGKRFQAAVLDYHLGGRDISEVLAMSVTEAEEFFGAGEARTPAAHKILERLAEVGLGYLTLGQPLTTLSGGERQRLKLATHMAEKGGVYVLDEPTTGLHLADVEQLLGLLDRLVDSGKSVIVVEHHQAVMAHADWIIDLGPGAGHDGGRIVFEGTPADLVADRSTLTGEHLAAYVGN
- a CDS encoding DinB family protein, which produces MTEVPPPKHYAPRWGDDTRPERSAVGGERETLGTVLDWHRATFELKCAGLPPERLSQQAVPPSTLSLHGLLRHLSGAERWWFRTQFAGEDVPMLYYSDEDPDQDFDSLDGDVEEAFAVWRAECERSRQITAAAASLDETGIRRSTGEPISLRRIMVDMIAEYARHIGHADLLRERIDGRTGL
- a CDS encoding DUF1707 SHOCT-like domain-containing protein, whose protein sequence is MTGELRPADDSSGQGATPELRASDQDRDRVVEILQIAAGDGRITVAELDERLDAALAARTLGDLAGLTADLPSEGMPAQAKELVRIDQRFGDVTRAGRWLVPRRMEIRMTFGDAKLDFTDAVITHNILDIDVDLRLGGNLILVTRPGIVVDTDELVRSSGDIKIRPISDPDAPVTLRVQVAGQSRGGDIIARPPRRGFADWARRRPPRSIGR